A DNA window from Chryseobacterium sp. MEBOG06 contains the following coding sequences:
- a CDS encoding SusC/RagA family TonB-linked outer membrane protein, translating into MKKMKLPLALAALWVSDIAFAQTTEEKENRIEEVVVIGYGSKKIKDVTGAVTNLKASESNIGGATANIDQMIGGRVAGVQFKQTSEQPGGGSQTIIRGRNSIFGTTDPLYIIDGIPLSEESTVANGSSLNGVASFSAPAKNPLNSINPNDIESIAVLKDASATAIYGSRGANGVVIITTKKGKSGKAKITYDTYYSWQSVVKNYEVMNSQEYLNFWTKMGKTLNSVDTGINTDWQKQIQRTGVISSHALSMSGGNENIKYFASLGYFDQEGVLKNSGIERYTGRLNLSYTKNKLAINTNIFTSFIKDKNPAIQGDTRNSLVSSAITFAPYLSADHPYASDPSSDFNVNPLLFLNIKDRTKSDKLNASTDISYEILDGLKPQLKLGYETQNSVNNFFLPNSAPASGMSSIGVHGGIASNSNSRNNNYLAEALLNYNKTFGKHQIIGLAGYSIQKFENELTIAYGEKFPTDILDGNYNLQSASILRSFSNRIPSTLISGFGRIDYTYDGKYSVTASIRRDGSSKFSSGNKWGWFPGVSAAWRISEEEFLKDNKTLNELKLRAGYGKTGNQGFNNYLSMNTYLIERNGILGQQLISGATLSNYTGNKDFKWETTSQLNIGVDFEAFNRVLSGSIDAFSKKTKDLVIPISLPFEGGVDHQWINAADTKTTGIEVSLNARIIRKKNFSWNANANFSSIKTSVDKIYGGTAARSAMELLGFREGERANAYLAPDFLGLNPDGSMNLSKDLRYQGTPDPKFTAGLGNNFKYKNFGLDVFFTASVGQKLFNYAAAQYGVAKPEQPYNLLKEAQYFTAANGTPASRSGSNYWAYNSRFIEDASFVRLQNITLSYDLPASEYFGDFISSFRIYFQAQNLWTWTQYSGLNPESSNGSYLERSEGIPTPMLPGKIDLGGYPSARTYSLGVNVSF; encoded by the coding sequence ATGAAAAAGATGAAATTGCCTCTGGCATTAGCTGCCCTTTGGGTAAGCGATATTGCCTTTGCTCAAACAACTGAGGAAAAGGAAAACAGGATCGAAGAAGTAGTGGTCATAGGCTATGGTTCAAAAAAAATAAAAGATGTAACGGGAGCTGTTACCAATCTTAAAGCTTCTGAATCCAATATCGGCGGTGCTACAGCCAATATCGACCAGATGATAGGCGGAAGAGTCGCCGGAGTGCAATTCAAACAGACTTCCGAACAGCCAGGTGGTGGCAGCCAAACAATCATCAGAGGCAGAAATTCTATTTTTGGTACCACTGATCCTCTCTATATTATTGATGGAATTCCCTTATCCGAAGAAAGTACCGTAGCAAACGGTTCCTCACTCAACGGCGTAGCTTCTTTTTCAGCTCCCGCAAAAAATCCTCTAAATTCTATCAATCCAAATGATATTGAAAGTATCGCTGTTTTAAAAGACGCTTCTGCTACTGCCATTTATGGTTCAAGAGGGGCTAACGGTGTAGTCATCATTACTACAAAAAAAGGAAAATCGGGAAAAGCAAAAATAACCTATGACACGTATTACAGCTGGCAAAGTGTTGTAAAAAACTACGAGGTAATGAACTCTCAGGAATATCTGAACTTCTGGACCAAGATGGGTAAAACATTGAATTCTGTAGACACAGGGATCAATACCGACTGGCAAAAGCAGATCCAGAGAACAGGGGTGATCAGCAGCCATGCTCTAAGTATGTCCGGAGGGAATGAAAACATTAAATATTTTGCTTCGCTAGGTTATTTTGATCAGGAAGGAGTTCTTAAGAATTCAGGAATTGAAAGGTATACCGGAAGATTGAACCTCAGCTATACCAAAAATAAGTTAGCTATCAATACCAATATTTTCACTAGCTTCATCAAAGATAAAAACCCTGCAATACAAGGGGATACCAGAAATTCCTTAGTTTCTTCTGCTATTACTTTCGCTCCTTATCTTTCTGCAGATCATCCTTATGCATCAGATCCGTCTTCTGATTTTAATGTAAACCCGCTCCTTTTTTTAAATATTAAAGACCGCACAAAATCAGATAAACTGAATGCAAGTACTGATATTTCCTATGAAATCCTTGATGGTCTGAAACCGCAGCTGAAATTAGGATATGAAACCCAAAACTCTGTCAACAATTTCTTTCTGCCTAATTCTGCTCCCGCAAGCGGTATGTCAAGTATAGGGGTACATGGAGGAATTGCCTCCAATTCAAATTCAAGAAATAATAATTATCTGGCAGAAGCCCTCCTGAACTATAACAAAACGTTTGGAAAACATCAAATCATTGGGCTGGCAGGATATTCCATTCAAAAATTTGAAAATGAATTAACGATTGCTTATGGAGAAAAATTTCCGACAGATATTTTAGACGGAAATTATAATCTTCAATCCGCATCAATACTCAGATCATTTTCAAACAGAATTCCAAGCACCCTTATTTCAGGATTTGGAAGGATAGACTATACCTATGATGGGAAGTATTCTGTTACCGCTTCAATACGCAGAGACGGTTCCTCCAAATTTTCCAGTGGAAACAAATGGGGTTGGTTTCCGGGAGTATCTGCAGCATGGAGAATTTCTGAAGAAGAGTTTTTAAAAGATAACAAAACCCTTAACGAACTTAAATTGAGAGCAGGATATGGTAAAACAGGAAACCAGGGATTCAATAATTATCTTTCTATGAACACTTATCTTATAGAGAGAAACGGAATTCTTGGCCAGCAACTCATAAGCGGGGCCACACTGTCCAATTATACAGGAAATAAAGATTTCAAATGGGAAACTACCAGCCAGCTTAATATTGGAGTCGATTTCGAAGCTTTCAACAGAGTTCTGTCAGGAAGTATTGATGCCTTTAGTAAAAAGACAAAAGATCTGGTAATTCCTATTTCATTACCTTTTGAAGGAGGGGTTGATCATCAGTGGATCAATGCAGCTGATACCAAAACAACTGGTATAGAAGTTTCATTAAATGCAAGAATAATCCGTAAGAAAAATTTTTCATGGAATGCCAATGCCAACTTCTCTTCCATAAAAACCAGTGTAGATAAAATATATGGCGGGACTGCTGCAAGGTCAGCTATGGAATTATTAGGTTTTCGGGAAGGGGAAAGAGCCAATGCCTATTTGGCTCCAGACTTTTTAGGGCTCAATCCTGACGGAAGCATGAATCTTTCTAAAGATCTACGTTACCAGGGAACTCCGGATCCGAAATTTACAGCCGGATTAGGTAATAATTTTAAATATAAGAATTTTGGGCTGGATGTATTTTTTACAGCCTCTGTAGGTCAAAAGTTATTTAATTATGCTGCTGCTCAATATGGAGTTGCCAAACCGGAGCAGCCCTATAACCTTTTAAAGGAAGCTCAATATTTCACAGCTGCAAACGGAACTCCGGCTTCCAGATCAGGCAGTAATTACTGGGCATATAACTCCCGTTTTATAGAGGACGCCTCATTTGTCAGATTACAAAATATTACGCTGTCATATGATTTACCCGCCAGTGAGTACTTTGGAGATTTCATCTCTTCATTCAGAATTTATTTTCAGGCACAAAATCTATGGACCTGGACCCAATACTCAGGACTTAACCCGGAATCTTCCAATGGAAGCTATCTGGAAAGATCCGAAGGTATTCCCACCCCTATGTTGCCAGGGAAAATAGATCTCGGAGGTTATCCTTCTGCAAGAACATATTCTCTGGGAGTTAATGTAAGCTTCTAA
- a CDS encoding RagB/SusD family nutrient uptake outer membrane protein, with the protein MKNKFIKTYWLGLILFSGGNLLNSCSDSMLEENVYTGTSQNNLIAQGETGCKILVDGIYKYVQYFSYSRGNNWQLAPEAGTDEFTLNWGFAITEWGGMQNFLNLNSGHYQPMEMYRETYKLIAQSNQVLISFGSKENDPAYSAMVAEARFWRAYAYYKLQNVFGAVPLITGGENLSSGIERTSAVTIRSFVESEMKNIENTLPSTPSNYGRPTKWAVKAFLARFYLNNKDWTKASQYAKDVIDNSGSSLQARYQDVFKIDANSEIILAVNQINQSDKGNKYVALSLESELRNALNIQGVSASNGYGMSNYFYSTFASDDQRIAPFDKNTKQGIAIAGVQYKADGTPVYGTPAAPETVQKHLNRVITFKFPLQENIAKGEDSDADFPLMRLGEIYLTYAEAQFQMGNTAAALQYINPIRTRAGLLPLTVLTLDDILNERGWETYHEGYRREDLLRFGKLLEKVELKYTYDFPASPYPHSGNINRELFPIPADAISLNPKLTQNPGY; encoded by the coding sequence ATGAAAAATAAATTTATAAAAACTTATTGGCTGGGGCTTATTCTTTTCTCCGGTGGAAATCTACTCAATTCATGTTCCGACAGTATGCTTGAAGAAAATGTTTATACCGGAACTTCTCAGAATAATCTTATAGCTCAGGGCGAAACCGGCTGCAAAATTCTCGTAGACGGCATTTACAAATATGTACAGTATTTTAGTTATTCACGGGGGAATAACTGGCAGCTGGCTCCCGAGGCGGGAACAGATGAGTTTACTTTAAACTGGGGATTTGCCATTACAGAATGGGGCGGAATGCAAAATTTTCTCAACCTGAATTCCGGCCATTATCAACCCATGGAAATGTACCGCGAAACCTACAAACTGATTGCACAATCTAACCAGGTACTTATATCATTTGGCAGCAAAGAGAATGATCCTGCCTATTCTGCTATGGTCGCAGAAGCCAGATTCTGGAGAGCATACGCTTATTATAAATTACAAAATGTCTTTGGAGCTGTTCCTTTGATCACCGGTGGTGAAAATCTCTCTAGCGGCATTGAAAGAACTTCAGCAGTCACTATAAGATCTTTCGTAGAATCTGAAATGAAAAATATTGAAAATACACTTCCCTCCACTCCATCCAATTACGGCAGACCAACAAAGTGGGCGGTAAAAGCTTTTTTAGCAAGATTTTATTTAAATAACAAAGACTGGACAAAGGCCAGCCAGTATGCAAAAGACGTTATTGATAATTCCGGATCAAGCCTCCAGGCCAGATATCAGGATGTATTTAAAATCGATGCAAACTCTGAGATTATTTTGGCAGTCAATCAAATTAACCAGTCTGATAAAGGGAATAAATATGTGGCGCTTTCTTTGGAAAGCGAGCTGCGCAATGCCCTTAATATTCAGGGAGTATCTGCCTCCAACGGATATGGAATGTCCAATTATTTCTACAGTACTTTTGCATCTGATGATCAACGGATAGCACCATTTGACAAAAATACCAAACAGGGAATTGCTATTGCAGGAGTACAGTATAAAGCAGACGGAACCCCTGTATATGGAACCCCTGCAGCCCCTGAAACCGTTCAAAAACATCTTAACCGCGTCATTACATTCAAGTTCCCTTTACAGGAAAACATTGCAAAAGGAGAAGACAGTGATGCCGACTTTCCGCTGATGCGTCTTGGTGAAATTTATCTTACGTATGCAGAAGCCCAGTTTCAGATGGGAAATACAGCCGCTGCTTTACAGTATATCAATCCCATCAGGACCAGAGCCGGATTACTGCCTCTTACCGTTTTGACATTAGATGATATTCTGAATGAAAGAGGATGGGAAACCTATCATGAAGGATACCGCAGAGAAGATCTTCTGAGGTTTGGGAAATTACTTGAAAAAGTAGAATTGAAATATACATACGACTTTCCGGCATCTCCTTATCCTCACTCAGGAAATATTAACAGAGAACTCTTTCCTATTCCGGCGGATGCTATTTCTTTAAATCCAAAGCTTACCCAAAATCCAGGATATTAG
- a CDS encoding alpha-amylase: MKKSYLFLYLLAFAVTNSCQSSDELITERSPQEEVHNKIVNVTNHDGRPFSTGAGSGSVQGKFVAGPGGSVLMQGFYWDVPDGGNWWNTVKDKLTAWSNAGIGSVWLPPASKAQNGAYSMGYDPTDYYDFGNFNQNGSIETRFGSRAELEALITKAHAENMQVYADIVINHNSGGQSEANPYTGTNTWTNFSGIASGKFQRNYNDFYKNAYGNNDEGSFGGFPDMCHANPHVQDWLWGRDDSVAKYYKNVMKFDGWRFDYVKGFGPWVVNTWNSKVGGFSVGELWDSNVNTLEWWANNANSSVFDFAAYYKMDEAFDNGNLNVLNDDMMWKRNPYKAVTFVANHDTDIIYNKMPAYAYILTHEGYPTIFYRDYEEWLNKDKLNNLIWIHNNKATGTTSILYTDNDEYIARRNGYNGNPGLVVYINTSSSWQERWVETNWSNQQIKDFTGASSWYPTTQGDKWVKIQCPPNSYSIWSLNQ; the protein is encoded by the coding sequence ATGAAAAAATCCTATCTTTTCCTTTATCTGCTGGCTTTTGCTGTTACTAACTCCTGCCAAAGCAGCGATGAATTAATTACAGAACGTTCCCCGCAGGAAGAAGTTCACAATAAAATTGTAAATGTTACGAATCATGATGGGCGGCCTTTCAGTACTGGAGCCGGATCAGGATCTGTACAGGGAAAATTTGTTGCCGGCCCGGGCGGTAGTGTTTTGATGCAGGGGTTTTATTGGGATGTTCCGGATGGAGGGAACTGGTGGAATACAGTGAAAGATAAACTGACCGCATGGTCCAATGCCGGAATTGGTTCTGTATGGCTTCCCCCGGCTTCCAAAGCGCAGAACGGAGCCTATTCCATGGGGTATGATCCCACAGATTATTATGATTTTGGAAATTTTAACCAAAATGGAAGTATTGAAACCCGCTTTGGATCAAGAGCTGAACTGGAAGCCTTGATTACAAAAGCGCATGCTGAAAATATGCAGGTATATGCGGATATTGTGATCAATCATAACAGTGGAGGACAGTCTGAAGCCAATCCATATACAGGAACCAATACCTGGACCAATTTTTCAGGAATAGCCTCCGGAAAATTCCAGAGAAATTATAATGACTTTTATAAAAATGCTTACGGAAACAATGATGAAGGTTCTTTTGGAGGTTTTCCGGATATGTGCCATGCCAATCCTCATGTACAGGACTGGCTTTGGGGAAGAGATGATTCTGTTGCAAAATACTATAAAAATGTAATGAAATTTGATGGTTGGAGGTTTGACTACGTCAAAGGGTTTGGTCCCTGGGTTGTGAATACCTGGAATTCTAAAGTAGGTGGGTTTTCTGTGGGTGAATTATGGGATTCCAATGTAAATACGCTGGAGTGGTGGGCTAATAACGCCAACAGTTCCGTATTTGATTTTGCCGCTTACTATAAGATGGATGAAGCCTTTGATAATGGAAATCTAAATGTTTTGAATGATGATATGATGTGGAAAAGAAACCCTTACAAAGCTGTAACATTTGTTGCCAATCATGATACCGATATTATCTACAATAAAATGCCGGCCTACGCTTATATCTTGACCCATGAAGGCTATCCTACTATTTTTTACAGAGATTATGAGGAGTGGCTGAACAAAGACAAATTAAATAACCTTATCTGGATTCATAACAATAAAGCTACCGGTACCACTTCCATTCTATACACGGACAATGATGAATATATTGCAAGACGTAATGGATATAACGGAAATCCCGGGCTTGTAGTTTACATTAATACTTCATCAAGCTGGCAGGAACGCTGGGTAGAAACTAATTGGAGCAATCAGCAGATTAAAGATTTTACCGGTGCTTCAAGCTGGTATCCTACAACACAGGGCGATAAGTGGGTGAAGATTCAATGTCCGCCAAATTCTTATTCCATCTGGTCCTTAAACCAATAA
- a CDS encoding DUF4290 domain-containing protein, with protein sequence MEYNTQKTQLHMPEYGRIIQQLVERCKELTSKEERNEMAMAIIDFMGQRNPQLRDEENYKHKLWDHLFILAEYDLDVESPYPFPTREQLAEKPKRMEYPKLQGDFKFYGKSILQLIEKAIELEQGDEKEALIEVIANNMKKSYNVYNKEHVTDDVIFRHLKELSENRLDLTGIESLEKSKIYYTSNNNRNNSGNSNNRNNNNNNNNNNKNQPNKRRHNNNHKNRK encoded by the coding sequence ATGGAATACAATACCCAAAAAACTCAGCTTCATATGCCCGAATACGGCAGAATTATACAACAGTTGGTTGAGCGCTGTAAAGAACTCACTTCCAAAGAAGAAAGGAATGAGATGGCTATGGCAATCATCGATTTTATGGGTCAGAGAAACCCACAACTTCGCGACGAAGAAAATTATAAACATAAACTTTGGGATCATCTTTTTATTCTGGCAGAATATGATCTTGATGTAGAGTCACCTTACCCGTTTCCTACAAGAGAGCAGCTGGCAGAAAAACCTAAAAGAATGGAATACCCTAAACTTCAGGGTGATTTTAAATTTTACGGAAAAAGTATCCTTCAATTGATAGAAAAAGCAATCGAGCTGGAACAGGGCGATGAAAAAGAAGCCCTTATCGAAGTGATTGCCAACAATATGAAGAAATCCTATAATGTATATAATAAAGAACACGTAACAGATGATGTAATTTTCCGTCATTTGAAAGAACTGTCTGAAAACAGGTTGGATCTTACAGGAATAGAGTCTCTTGAAAAAAGTAAAATCTATTACACCAGCAACAATAACCGAAACAACAGCGGTAATAGTAACAACCGAAATAACAATAACAATAACAATAACAATAACAAAAACCAACCTAATAAAAGAAGGCATAATAACAATCATAAAAACAGAAAATAA
- the murA gene encoding UDP-N-acetylglucosamine 1-carboxyvinyltransferase, with translation MSGTFQIRGGKRLQGEITPQGAKNEALQILCAVLLTDEEVRIKNIPDIHDVNRLIEILGDFGVKVIKNGQGDYTFKADQVNFDYIKSDEFKKDGAKLRGSIMLMGPMLARYGEAYMPTPGGDKIGRRRLDTHFQGLVELGAEFNYDEEEYFYSLKATELKGKFILLEEASVTGTANIVMAAALAKGKTRIYNAACEPYLQQLCKMLNRMGANISGIGSNLLTIEGVDYLRGTEHTMLPDMVEIGSWIGLAAMTKSEITIKNVNWNQLGVIPNTFRKLGIQLEQSGDDIYIPAQEHYKIQKFIDGSILTISDAPWPGFTPDLLSIILVVATQAKGSILVHQKMFESRLFFVDKLIDMGAQIILCDPHRATVIGLNQEAPLRGTTMVSPDIRAGNALLIAALSAEGKSIIHNIEQIDRGYENIDGRLKAIGADIERI, from the coding sequence ATGAGTGGAACATTTCAAATAAGAGGAGGAAAAAGACTGCAGGGCGAAATAACTCCACAAGGAGCCAAAAATGAGGCTCTACAAATTTTATGTGCGGTGCTTTTAACCGATGAAGAGGTAAGAATTAAAAACATTCCGGACATTCATGATGTCAACAGACTGATTGAAATCCTGGGTGATTTTGGTGTAAAAGTTATTAAAAACGGTCAGGGAGATTATACTTTCAAGGCTGATCAGGTCAACTTCGACTATATAAAGTCTGATGAATTCAAAAAAGACGGAGCAAAGCTGCGTGGTTCCATTATGCTAATGGGTCCGATGCTTGCACGTTATGGAGAAGCTTATATGCCAACTCCGGGAGGTGACAAAATCGGAAGAAGAAGATTGGATACCCATTTTCAGGGACTTGTTGAACTGGGTGCAGAGTTCAATTATGATGAAGAGGAATATTTCTATTCTTTAAAAGCTACAGAACTTAAAGGGAAATTTATCCTTTTAGAGGAAGCTTCTGTAACGGGTACAGCCAATATTGTGATGGCTGCGGCATTAGCAAAAGGAAAAACAAGAATCTACAACGCCGCCTGTGAGCCTTATCTACAGCAATTATGCAAAATGCTGAACAGAATGGGAGCCAATATTTCAGGGATCGGATCTAACCTTCTTACCATTGAAGGAGTAGATTACCTTAGAGGAACGGAACATACTATGCTTCCGGATATGGTAGAAATCGGATCATGGATCGGTCTGGCCGCTATGACAAAATCTGAAATCACCATCAAAAATGTAAACTGGAACCAATTGGGAGTTATTCCAAATACATTCAGAAAATTAGGAATTCAGCTTGAGCAAAGCGGTGATGACATTTACATTCCTGCTCAGGAACATTATAAAATTCAGAAATTCATTGACGGATCTATTCTTACTATTTCTGATGCACCATGGCCGGGATTCACTCCGGATTTGCTGTCTATTATTTTAGTAGTGGCTACTCAAGCAAAAGGAAGTATTCTGGTTCATCAGAAAATGTTTGAATCCAGGTTATTTTTTGTGGATAAATTAATTGATATGGGAGCTCAGATCATTTTATGTGACCCGCACAGAGCTACCGTAATCGGATTAAACCAAGAAGCTCCGTTAAGAGGAACAACAATGGTTTCCCCGGATATCAGAGCCGGAAACGCTCTTCTGATTGCGGCACTTTCTGCAGAAGGGAAATCTATTATCCACAATATCGAGCAAATCGACAGAGGATACGAAAATATCGATGGAAGACTGAAAGCAATTGGTGCTGATATCGAAAGAATTTAA
- a CDS encoding cysteine methyltransferase, whose protein sequence is MITPNTSLQVLQNKVSLPKKELILEIELNGKMKFEHLMNTIYNQLGICHRVLSANVEYVNGYSFGTVQLYINVSSEDYQNLEFYLTKNKLLSTTVEYLCRKYS, encoded by the coding sequence ATGATTACACCTAATACAAGCCTGCAGGTTTTGCAAAATAAAGTAAGCCTGCCAAAAAAAGAATTGATCCTGGAAATAGAATTGAATGGCAAAATGAAGTTTGAGCATTTAATGAATACTATCTACAATCAATTGGGCATCTGTCATAGAGTGTTGTCAGCAAATGTGGAGTATGTAAACGGATACAGTTTTGGTACAGTACAGTTATATATCAATGTCAGTTCAGAAGATTATCAGAACCTTGAGTTCTATCTGACTAAAAATAAACTTTTGAGTACGACGGTGGAGTATCTCTGCCGGAAGTATTCTTAG
- a CDS encoding YiiX/YebB-like N1pC/P60 family cysteine hydrolase, which yields MLEFKIFSNKKRKKVAVKGFLFFLFTLMINCSAYQTMSLKNGDLLFVTAKETGLSGAINNVTQKQKTASFDHIGILQKEGHTIFVLHAAPKGGSQKQSLKDFIKDQEEDGQKVVVYRLKPEYQKAIPTAVERANSMLGKPYNFNYILDESSYYCSDFIERAFREEHIFKLEPMTFIDPKTGKTNTFWEEFYTKKGLKVPEGEPGCNPNGLAGSDKLERIQEF from the coding sequence ATGTTAGAATTTAAAATATTTTCAAATAAAAAAAGGAAGAAAGTAGCTGTTAAAGGGTTTTTATTCTTCTTATTTACTTTGATGATCAATTGCAGCGCTTATCAAACAATGTCTCTTAAAAATGGAGATTTACTTTTTGTAACTGCAAAAGAGACAGGGCTTTCCGGAGCGATCAATAATGTAACTCAAAAACAGAAAACTGCTTCCTTCGATCATATTGGTATTTTGCAAAAAGAAGGACATACAATATTTGTACTGCATGCCGCACCAAAAGGAGGTTCCCAAAAGCAGTCTTTAAAAGATTTTATTAAAGATCAGGAAGAGGATGGGCAGAAAGTAGTCGTTTATCGTTTGAAACCTGAATACCAAAAAGCTATTCCAACAGCTGTTGAAAGAGCAAACTCAATGCTCGGTAAGCCATATAATTTCAATTATATTCTTGATGAAAGCTCATATTACTGCTCAGACTTTATAGAAAGAGCATTCCGGGAAGAACATATTTTCAAACTGGAACCTATGACCTTCATTGATCCTAAAACAGGGAAAACCAATACCTTTTGGGAAGAATTTTATACAAAGAAAGGTTTAAAAGTACCTGAAGGCGAGCCCGGCTGCAATCCAAATGGGCTGGCAGGTTCAGATAAACTGGAAAGAATACAGGAATTTTAA
- a CDS encoding response regulator transcription factor, giving the protein MPHILLVEDDDRLSKLITKGLQESEFEVTAAYDGMTGLKLALQTNFDLVVTDIVLPKKSGLEFCNEIKALKPNLPVVMLTALGTTDDKLEGFDAGADDYMTKPFEMRELTARIKVLLKRFSQQRQQKVFVLKYEGIEMNLEQKTVSRDHTPIKLTPKEFNLLKFMMENSERVLSRNEIAEKVWETHFDTGTNFIDVYINYLRKKIDKDFDSKLIHTKAGMGFILKKDYETGIIQ; this is encoded by the coding sequence ATGCCACATATTTTATTAGTTGAAGACGACGACAGGCTTTCTAAACTTATCACAAAAGGGCTTCAGGAATCTGAATTTGAAGTAACTGCAGCCTATGATGGAATGACAGGTCTGAAACTGGCTCTGCAGACAAATTTTGATCTGGTAGTGACAGATATTGTACTTCCTAAAAAAAGCGGTCTCGAGTTCTGTAATGAAATAAAAGCATTAAAACCCAATCTTCCGGTGGTAATGCTTACCGCACTTGGAACTACGGACGACAAACTGGAAGGATTTGATGCCGGAGCTGATGATTATATGACCAAACCTTTTGAAATGCGTGAGCTGACAGCAAGAATCAAAGTTCTGCTGAAGCGTTTTTCACAACAGAGACAGCAAAAAGTCTTCGTCCTCAAATATGAAGGCATTGAAATGAATTTGGAACAAAAAACGGTTAGCAGAGACCATACTCCTATTAAGCTAACCCCAAAAGAATTCAACCTCCTGAAGTTTATGATGGAAAATTCTGAAAGGGTTCTTTCCAGGAATGAGATTGCTGAAAAAGTATGGGAAACGCATTTTGACACGGGAACCAACTTCATAGATGTTTATATCAATTATCTTCGGAAAAAAATTGATAAAGATTTTGACAGCAAGCTTATTCATACCAAAGCAGGCATGGGATTTATCCTTAAGAAAGACTACGAAACAGGCATTATACAGTAA
- a CDS encoding ATP-binding protein, with protein MKIRTRLTLLFTLITAMLLGVYSFSIYYSSKEAREKSFYSELQNEAIAKADLFFQSSLPEQEMHKLYKNNNRTLNEVQVAIYDSGHQLIYHDDVKVDYVKETPEMLSRIFQQKRISFFLDQLQVVGMIYHHSGKSYAVTAAAYDKYGYDYLSHLLTISIISFISILILIYLAGIFLSKKALSPLSEMVNQIKRITAGKLQLRLKTTGEKDELNELAQNFNGMLERLENSFDSQKHFVSNISHELRTPLSAIITELELASEKDLPKDQYQQTIRYALDDARNMVKLSNSLMDLAKASYDPNEISFSEVRLDEILLESYTKIIKENTGYKVSLHIEDHVEEHQLIIQGNEYLLQVAFNNLIDNACKYSPEHMCSINVTVNTKKLYISFSNTGVSISQEDLQHIFEPFYRSETSKREKGHGIGLFLTQKIIHLHDTAITVVSDDNTTVFTVIFDIA; from the coding sequence ATGAAAATAAGAACCAGGCTCACACTGCTTTTTACTTTAATTACCGCAATGCTTTTAGGCGTTTACAGTTTTTCAATCTATTATTCATCAAAAGAGGCCAGAGAAAAATCATTTTACAGCGAGCTGCAAAATGAGGCTATAGCAAAAGCAGATTTGTTTTTCCAAAGTTCACTGCCTGAACAGGAAATGCATAAACTTTACAAAAACAACAACAGAACCCTTAATGAAGTTCAGGTTGCCATTTATGACTCCGGTCATCAGCTGATCTACCACGATGATGTAAAAGTAGATTATGTAAAAGAAACTCCGGAAATGCTTTCCCGGATATTTCAGCAAAAAAGAATAAGCTTCTTTTTGGATCAGCTACAGGTGGTAGGAATGATTTACCATCATTCTGGAAAATCCTATGCTGTAACAGCTGCTGCATATGACAAGTACGGTTACGACTATCTCTCTCATCTACTTACCATCAGCATCATATCTTTCATCAGTATTCTGATTCTTATTTATCTGGCGGGAATTTTTCTTTCTAAAAAAGCATTAAGTCCATTAAGTGAGATGGTCAATCAGATTAAAAGAATTACTGCGGGAAAACTACAGCTGCGCCTCAAAACAACAGGAGAAAAAGATGAGCTTAATGAGCTTGCCCAAAATTTCAATGGCATGCTGGAGCGTCTGGAAAACTCTTTTGACTCTCAAAAACATTTTGTATCCAATATCTCACACGAACTACGGACGCCATTATCTGCCATTATTACAGAGCTGGAACTGGCTTCTGAAAAAGATCTTCCCAAAGACCAATATCAGCAAACAATCCGCTATGCCTTGGATGACGCCCGCAATATGGTCAAACTCTCCAATAGCTTGATGGATCTTGCCAAGGCGAGTTATGACCCTAATGAGATCAGCTTCTCGGAAGTACGTCTGGACGAGATTCTTTTGGAATCTTACACCAAAATTATCAAAGAAAATACCGGATACAAGGTCTCTTTACATATTGAAGACCATGTAGAGGAGCATCAGCTGATCATTCAGGGAAACGAATATCTTCTTCAGGTTGCTTTCAATAATCTTATTGATAATGCCTGCAAATATTCACCGGAACATATGTGTTCAATAAATGTTACAGTAAATACAAAAAAGCTTTACATCAGTTTCTCCAATACAGGAGTTTCTATTTCACAGGAAGACCTGCAACACATCTTTGAACCTTTCTACAGAAGCGAGACTTCCAAAAGAGAAAAGGGCCATGGAATTGGGCTTTTTCTAACACAGAAAATTATTCATCTGCATGATACAGCAATCACTGTAGTATCAGACGATAATACTACTGTTTTTACAGTAATATTTGATATTGCATGA